Within the Halorhabdus rudnickae genome, the region GCGATCACGAACAGATCGGTCGCCGCGACGACCTCGGCGACGCACCCCTCACTGTCCATCGCGTCGACGTGGATCGCGTCGGCGCCGGCAGCCTCGATCCGTCGCGCCACGGTTGGCAGGTCGACGCCTGGCACTTCCGTCCTGACTTTGACGCTGACTGTCGCGCCGGCTTCGGCAGTGGTTGTGACCTGTGCCGCGAGGCGATCCGGGTGGGCCAACAGTGACTGCCCGGCACCGGTCGCACACATCTCGTCCTGGCGACAATGGGCGTTGATCTCGCAGACTGCGCCGTGAGAGGCACAGACGCTCGCGACCGCCGCGAGCGGACCGAGCGTACTGGATCGGACGTTCAAACCGATCGTGATCGGGACATCCGCGAGCGAAGCCAGCTCCGCCTCGGCGAACGCGACGGGATCGTCCGGCAGAAATTCCTGGCGGTCGCGGTCTTGGACCATCGCGCTAGCGGCCGTCCGGGTCGGTTCGTCGACCGCTAGCCCGCCAAGAAACGCCGCGCCAGCGTGCGGGGCGGCCGCCCGCGCCCAGTTGGCGTCGGACTCCCCGCTGAGGCTGGCGGCTGCCACCCGCGGCTCGAAGGGAAACGGGTCGGCGTGATCCA harbors:
- a CDS encoding tRNA-dihydrouridine synthase — its product is MSHSGPSSDVDHADPFPFEPRVAAASLSGESDANWARAAAPHAGAAFLGGLAVDEPTRTAASAMVQDRDRQEFLPDDPVAFAEAELASLADVPITIGLNVRSSTLGPLAAVASVCASHGAVCEINAHCRQDEMCATGAGQSLLAHPDRLAAQVTTTAEAGATVSVKVRTEVPGVDLPTVARRIEAAGADAIHVDAMDSEGCVAEVVAATDLFVIANNGVRDRATTREYLAYGADAVSVGRPSDRPAVLDRIRRATEEWFDQGRNSSAREVEP